One Miscanthus floridulus cultivar M001 chromosome 11, ASM1932011v1, whole genome shotgun sequence DNA window includes the following coding sequences:
- the LOC136494271 gene encoding uncharacterized protein: protein MKSKASTFLKLKQMVSAIVAAVKSKSTAVRVKTSALKTRLLIFGILRNKKLLMTAINHKIHAIMGQQEAAGDGGNNKDGGGQERGAAGDKDENGGGGRKAIVLYQPPASYSFSSELGAHEAEAEEQDSDDYLTHSLFAEEDDDEEDELVNAPGSVIDVMRDAREREAGEGAEFSLEDEIDHVADVFIRRIHRQLKLQKLDSFKRLCEMLERST from the coding sequence ATGAAGAGCAAGGCGTCGACGTTCTTGAAGCTGAAGCAGATGGTTTCGGCCATCGTGGCGGCGGTCAAGTCCAAGTCCACGGCGGTGCGCGTCAAGACGAGCGCGCTCAAGACGCGCCTCCTCATCTTCGGGATCCTCCGCAACAAGAAGCTGCTCATGACGGCCATCAACCACAAGATCCACGCCATCATGGGGCAGCAGGAAGCAGCGGGAGACGGCGGCAACAACAAGGACGGCGGCGGCCAGGAGCGGGGCGCGGCCGGCGACAAGGACgaaaacggcggcggcggcaggaagGCCATCGTGCTCTACCAGCCCCCCGCCAGCTACAGCTTCTCTTCGGAGCTCGGTGCCcacgaggcggaggcggaggagcaGGACAGCGACGACTACCTGACCCACTCGCTGTTCgccgaggaggacgacgacgaggaggacgagCTGGTGAACGCGCCGGGGTCGGTCATCGACGTCATGCGCGACGCCAGGGAGCGCGAGGCCGGCGAGGGCGCCGAGTTCAGCCTCGAGGACGAGATCGACCACGTCGCCGACGTCTTCATCCGCCGCATCCACCGCCAGCTCAAGCTGCAGAAGCTCGACTCGTTCAAGCGATTGTGCGAGATGCTCGAGAGGAGCACCTGA